Part of the Quercus robur chromosome 5, dhQueRobu3.1, whole genome shotgun sequence genome, CTTTTTCGTGtattaaacatttaaacaaatcaaataattattaaGCAAGTCATGTAATAAAAAGTACACCCatataatctttttatttttattttatagatatgATAGTATTTCAAATCTGTAGCGTCCATTTCATAATAATTGTTCTCTATTATTAAGCTAAGATACTGATTGGTTTTTAGTGTAGACCGGGGTTgaattccaaattttttatttaacaacaaaatactttacttattaagctaactggaacccacagtGGATAATCTTTTGAGTTGTCATGTGGTATATTTTGGTGTAAAACTCTGTCCATGCTGAAAATGGCAAGATTGACTTGTATTTGCTAGTCTTATAGATGGCCTTGCTGGCTTAGCCTTCAAAGCTACGAACTAGGGTTTTCTCATGGACAAGGATCTTTGATTTTGGGCATATAAGATGGCCTTGGTGGTACCAGCCTTCAAAGCGAAGGCCTATCTTTCTCTTGGGTTTGCTTGGTTTAGGGAAGCAGgggggagaggaaaaaaattgccATGACATGTTTCCTCAAGATCTTCGATGTttataactctctctctccaatctGATCTACAATGAAGTGGAGAAATGCACGTAGGCACAGAATTTAAGTGCAAATATATCTATTTAGTACTTATGAAAGGCTCAGATATAATTGTATATTCCCGTATAATATTGTCATAACCACCGTTCAGAATAATATACAGTGGTTCtttatgaaagtattgtagcCCCTATCTATGGTAGGGTAATTTCACACTAAAATGATATGAATCACCACTGGGTATAGGGTTCACTTGGTAGAACTTATATCAGCATGcaacaaaaagataaagaataGGGGTACCCCCAATGACAGATAACTTAAAATTAGCAGCTGCTCAAATTGAATTGGTGCTGCTAGTCACTTTTGGTTAGCCATTATGGCTTCTAAATGGCTGTTCCCATTTACTAGCAGGATTGGTGGTTCTTCCTCTCTTGTGTCCTCAGTGACATCTTTCGGCTCTCTATGCTTAGTTGCTCTTGCTTCTAAATGGTTCTCCCCATTTATTGATTGGACTTGTGGTACTTCCTCCTTCTCGTCTCCGACGACATCTTTATGGTCCAAAAAGCTTGGCTGATTGGTTGAACACAGCAGCCTTGCCCACATCCTGTCAGTTATCACAACCTTGTTTTGTGTCTCGATCACCCGCTGCACAGAAAATTCGATTTACTTGAGCAAACTAGTCcatatgaattaaaaaagaaagaaagttgtaGTTGCTTGTAATAAAACTGATATTGCTCCAGCTTTAATTGAAAGAGCTCATCTCTCGTTTAATccactagaattttttttctttcttttttggataagttgCAAGTTCCCTTCGGCAATATTTAAAGAGGAGAAAATTAGGCTTGATATTATCAAATGTCAATTAAATCTGTTCAATTTGCATGACGTTGTAAACTGGAACTTTGTTCAATTGGGCTTCCTTGATATGTATAATGTAGCAAGAAGCATAGTTTCAGATTGCTCGCACATGCAGGGGCCATACATATGCAATTCCAGCAGTTACGTGCGAATAGCCCACAGAGCcaactaaatatgatttaaggGAAGAtaagaaatttgtttggaatCAAAGAAACTCACCCGGAATGGTATGTAAGCATGTCTTCCATTAACAGGGCCAACTGTGAAGCCTGTATACCCTGCCATTGCACCATGAACTGCACTGTGTGCAAGGAGGGTGCAATAAACATTATCAGATGCATTGCTCGGAACAGCACGTATCATGTAAGTGGGATCTGCAAGCAAACAAAGTCTTATCATTTTCTAATCATATTGAAGGACAAACtgaaaaagaaacatataataagaagaaattatttcaataaaCTAACCTATATATTTGAGATTTATAGCCATCTTCGGTTTCTTGAAGTGATCCTGAGCAACAAAAAACCTATGATTAACTTGGAAGAACTTTTCATATTTGTAATCTAGTCACTGGTAATTAACAGCATTTCtctgaaaagaaataaaattataagcCCCCACATGATTTTCTATAAATCATATCAATTGAAGCGAGTGACACTCAATTCACCATGTTGCAGTGCTAATCTCGCTTACTATTTGTCAAACTGAGAAGGGGCACCTTATACAGTTGAATAACTTGAATTACTTCATAAGTCTCCAGTATCATATCCCAAAGCAAAAAGGAAATTATAGGCAAAGCCTCTAATTAGAACTTAGAAGTCACTACACAAATACTCCTCTTACAGTCCTTTCATTGCTAAATCAAAGCTGATATGTTCACAATTGCAAGGCATGgcaaaaaaatatacatttaaCACCATAGTGAAATAAAATATCCTAGAATTTATACCTTAATCCTCTGAGATATCCATAGACCCACATCATTGAGTAGCTTATTACCAGAAGCATCCTGTTGGTCATTGGCGCGAATGCTTTCAGAAAGCAGCTCTTGTCCTGCACCTTCAGCCATTACTATAACCATGTGTCCATGTTCTTTCAATCTTTTCTCAATGAATTCAAATAGCCCACCAGGTCCTTCAAGATAAAAGGGTGACTCGGGAATCAAGCAACAGTCCACATCTCGGCTAGCAAGAGTAGCATACATTGCTATGAATCCTGCATGACAAGAATAAGGTGAAGCTAATTTAAGAAACATTGTTTCTCTTTATAATGGCTGATTTAATTAAGAAGAGTTTATGAAAGAGAAATGcctcaaaaacagaaaaaagggggggggggggggggcactTAATGAGAACACTAATTGACCTGGATGCTTAATTACTAGGCGGACATGCCCCATTCAGCAATCAGCACCCTAGGTTGATCAATGTGATCATTTAAGAATGCTTGAGGCTTGCTCAAGTAGAATTAAAGACGACCAAGTAAAAAGTGAAAGAAGTTAAAACAGAAAGACTTAAATAAGGAGGAGAAATATTAATATTGGTATGGATTAGTAGGAagtgatttagaatttaaattttctattccaTAAAATGACAAATGCAAAAAAGATGAATTTTTGCTCAGAATGCTACGATTTGCCACGTGAATCAATGAAAAATCTAAGAATAATTAGCAAATTATAAATATAGCTCAAATAACGAGAAAAAGTTCTAagtacaggaaaaaaaaaattggggggggagggggtggAAGAAAGGCAACAAGGAAAGAGAAACTTCTTATAAATTATGAAGCCGTCAACATGCATAGATGTCAcgaaatcaatgaaaaaaaaaagaaaaagaaacggaATAAAGATATATCCTAAATAGTGGCCCTAGTTGTGTAGCCATGAAAATTGAATGTTCATTACTAAGGAAAGTCTTTAGCTCTCTTTTCAATGTAAGCTCATTTCACTGTAACATTAAGCACAGGTTCAAATCAAACCAACAATTTTTCAGGTGTGACTTCTTTGATCTGTTAAAATAGCTGCTAAAGAAAGAAGCTTACCACTGTAGCGGCCCATTAACTTGACAAATCCAATACCATTCTCAAAGCTTTCTGATTCAACATGGGCTGCATTAATAGCTCGTTGAGCCTCCTCAACTGCAGTGTCAAAACCAAAGGACTTGTCTATAACCTGAACCAAAAAGGGCATAATATTCAATATTGAGTCAATTCCAACATCATATCAAAGTTTTGGATCAGAAGATGGGTATAAATAAAACTTCAGATGTTGAGCTTGAGAACTACCGGAATGTCATTGTCAATGGTCTTTGGTATTCCTGCCACCACAACTTTAAGGCCACGCCTTCTAATTTCCTGCATTCATAAGTTAtttataaataactaaatactATGACCAGCAATTATTCTaactcaattttataattatcttTTTAGCAAAACTCACACATAATCCCATCATTGTAAGacttgtttatcaaaaaaatcattGCTTCCACATTAAACTGAATTACCTCAAAAATCACAGAAGCCCCTTTCTGAGTTCCATCTCCTCCAATTATGTAAACCTGAGATGATAtttaaaaagaggaaaaaaatcaacatatggGATTAGTTTGCAAAGGTAGATGCAACAATGTAGAATGCGGTCAGATGTATGAATTAAAAAGGGCAGACAAATTAACCTGATTAATTCCCCGGTCCTGAATGCTGTCAACAATTTTAGAGGTATCATGGCCTCCACGTGATGACCCAAGGATGGTGCCACCACGTTTATGGATGTCATTCACCACCTTTGGTGTCAAAGGAATTGTATTTCGAGCATAAAAACCTCGGTAACCTCCCTATATGTACAAAAAGACCCTTTTAATCAATATTGTATAATTAtgcattctttttttaacactatcacaaataaagtactaaccaaCACCAGAGTTGAGTCATAAAATCAAAGTGTTGGTCTCCTTTCAGATGTCAAAAACTTcaacaagaaggaaaagaataTAAGAAAGAATGCTATCAACAACATTTTCTAGCATTGTCAGCATTCTACCTTCCTTTTCCTTGTActtcccaaaaatccaaacaagaaCCTATACTGAAGTTTAATGTAATGACAGAAGCGTTTGCTCACCTCAATCCCAAGAACTTTGTGGACACCATACATGTGGTATAATCCACATACTATTTCCCTAATCACTGTATTTAGACCAGGGCATAGACCACCACATGTTACAATACATGCATGCACGTCCTCTGATTCAAAATACACCTGAGAAACATTCAAAACATGTGCCGTTATTCACAATAACATGGACAGAGAATATCATGAACTCTAAGGGGGAGTAAAAGTCTAGACCTTTTGACGAGGTCCAGCACGACGAAAATGTGTCCCTCTTGGACTATCCTTCGCAACAACAATCTATACAAAGGAACAATATTGGAATTAGAAAACAATACACTTACATTTCAGTAAAACCATTAAACGACAAAAATTCATCAGAAAGAACAACCAGTACAGATCATTTACCTGTTGAGCAACCGTATCATCTACATTAACAAAATACTGCCTGGTCAAATCAGAAGacaattttaaattaatcatcAAATCTGTTTATAGCATCCGGGCAAAAATTAACCATCAAACTCGGCTACAGAAAGGAGAATTTATGCATCAACTTACTTAACAACTGAATAGGCAGGATTGTCTTGTAACGGATTCGGATATGTCTGCATGATAacataatataaagaataagcTACATCTCACATAAACTCCTTTCCTCTTCAAGTCAAATTTAATAGAAGTAATCACAGTGCTTATAAAACTTCAATTGTTGATTACAGACCGCtctttgaaatttattttgttacattGTCATGAAAGTGATCACAGTCTATACTTTTCTTCCCAATTATTaagtttctttccttctttctattttttttcccctctgtTTTTCTAGTTTATACACATTaaatacaacaacaacatataatataaaacaaaaatatttttgaaaaaaaaaatcatgatttctCTTAAAGCTTATTTTCTAGTGccttcttagaattttttttatatatataaaaatagtccctgttaaaaaaataaaataaaaagaattatctGACTTTCTTTTCAGCTATATGGTTTCccctagaaaaaaataaataattaacactaaaaaaatttaactccTATAACTATTACATAGTATTAATTTCCAAGAACATAAACAAaagcaataacaataaaaaaaagaaaaaaaccgaAAAAAAGCTTATTAATTCCTTTTCGTTCTCTTTTAATTCAGTTCTCTCCGCAACCAAACAGGccgaaaataagagaaaattataaattcaagaaagaaaatttcGTAAATTCCATTTCCATTTCTTTCTTCTGTTTTCTCTGCAACCAAACAGACTCAtgcaattttatcaaaaaaaaaaaaaaaaaaaaaacagactcatgcaatattataatataaaacaacATCGAGtcataaattgataaaattccttGCTCTCTCTGTTTTGTTCTCGGAGACCAAACAGACTCTCATGCAATAATATCGTATAAACACAGACCGGAAGTCATAAGATTCGTTTcatttccttttccctttcGTCCCTTCTGTTTTTCTCCTCCACCAAACAGAccatcagagagagagagggatcagttaaagttaaaaattttaaaattaaaaattaaaaagttcaaaaatcacTTTTCCTGttctttcctttcattttctctGCAACAAAAGTCATAAAATTcatttctcagcaaccaaacagagccttagagagagaaaaaaaaaaaaaagacttttttcttctctgttttgttctcggcaaccaaacagactCTCAAGCAATATCATCGTAAGGCTCCAGACGAAAGTCATAAAATTCCTTCCATTTCCATTTTACCTTCCATTCCCTCTGTTTTACTAGGCAACCAAACAGACCAtcggagaaagagagagaaaagctaAAGTTatcaacttcaaaaaaaaaaaaaaaaaaaaaaggttctaaaatcactttttccttctctttcctttcattttctctGCAACAAAAGACCGatggtgataaaaaaaaaattcattttttttttccttttcatttctcagcaaccaaacaaagccttaaagtgagagtgagagagagagatacggACAGGGAGGTGAGGAATGTAATCGGTGAAGTGAGGAACGTCCTCAAGAACATAACCAGCTTCGCCGGAGACGATTTTGGGCTCGGAGTTGACGGAAATTGCCAAAGTGCCCTTGTAGTTGTTGCGGTGGCGGGGAATTGGGGTGTGATtgggtgtggtggtggtggtggtgtagGAGTTGGTGGGGTCGAAGCAGCGGAACCTTGAAATCGGAGAAGAGTCCATTGACTGTTATGGAATGGCGCCAGCACTGAACAGAATACAAAACACTACCTGCCCCCTTATTTGTAGGCACCGTTCATCCAACGGTGTGTTtactttttttgtacttttattgTTTCACACAATTCAATACATGTCTATTTCcaaggtagtttttttttttttttttctttttggtaaaataAGTTTAAACTAAATAGTACTAATTAAgtataaacttttttaaaacCGACCAACTTAATCCTTAAACCTAATCTAATCCTTGAAttgttactctttttttttttctttttttttcacaatgaTTAAAACCTAGTTGATCGGTTTTGAAATGTAATAGACTTAGACATCcacttttgaaaatattttacattatattatcTACTTTATACTACatgtcattaaaatatcaatttttcttgattttttaattatttttctttctttatacacaacAAGCCCTATTAACTTTATTCTTTCATCTTCAAAATACGTAAAGAAATAACAAactactaaataaaaaataaaaaatgtcaatgtaaatttatttgGTTACTATgacaaatttgtaaatttacacaattatacacAAACTAATGTGAGTTATTTTTagacaaaattatataaattttatacatttttctattatatatgaACTAATGTAAATGCTTTTATTTAGTATTAGCCCAAACCCCATAATTGTTAATTGTATTTTACCCTTCTTTTAGTGGGATTGGAATCCATTTAAGGGTAAACTCATGGGTAAAATTGAAAGTCCTtgaatcaaaaaacaaaaattatctttcaatttttttaacctttatttatttatttatttatttacatgtcACAAATTACATTGAAATTATCTAAATCTGAGGTAGGTACATACCAAATATAATtcatttctcattttttgttctattttacatttcacCAATTATGATATGatgtgtctaatttttttttttttcattttaaattttggttattttataagaaaagtaaaacaaatatatgctaagtaatgattaaatatatattggaacacaaaaaaaaaattaattatttttgattattttataaggaaaataaaacaaatatatgCTAAGTTATGATTAAATatatagtggaaaaaaaattaaaacagtaGGTTTGTGTTTGGTACATACTTACTAGTGGCTGCAgctatttgttttattattattattattttcaattgaagATGCATGAACGAGGATGCAAATAAGGATGTAATGGAAGGGAAGGAATCTCATGCAAGATATTCTTTCATCTGTCCTGAGTTCTACATCCTTGGAGGTTCATATGTTGAACACATATCGTGTGAGAAGTAGAATACATACGTTGTATGCAATAATTTTTCTAAGGTAGGTGAGTTGGAGTTtaacctctttttctttttttctttttttctttctccaaagGTGGTAATAAAGATATTAACTTAGTTTAGATACTCAgaggtttttctatttttttagataaagattaataatttgcatctattataatttaaaaatatatattcttattttaaaatgaaatttgttatttgacatttatgatattatttataaaagaagTTACGATtcattaatgagggtatttttaaACTACATAAAAGTccatttgaaagagagaaattctcttatatatagtataaaagagagatatatatatatatatatatatataaatatattaaatagaaTTCTTTAGTGTTTATTTTTTAGTcctctaaaaatattttaaatatgtaatcgaaaataattcaacaacaaaacaaattctttaaaaaaaaaacaaattaatgttaaaaaaaattaattcaaattccataaaaatataatacactTTTCAtactaaaagaaaaacaagataaaTCTTatacttaaaatataaatattccCTGTTCAAACTAAAATATAATGTTTcttactaaatttaaaaaaaaaaaaatttaaaaggcctCTGAACAATAAAACTAAGGCTATATAGGTAAATTgataactttaaaaattaaaaactcttaaaattggAATACACgtaaatatatagttatatactttttttacCCAAACAGCTCAAAGGAAGTTgtgagtttcagttagctcaattaaTAAACtctttgatagttgaataagagatctagggttcaacctccgcctacaccaaaaaccgattggcgtcttagtttgatgataaaaaactatcattaggAACAGACGTCATAAATTGAAACAATCGGCAATAGGTGAAAGAAAATAACCTTTAGAAAGTTGGGGCAATAGgtgaaagaaaagaacaaaagaacacTTTAGAAAGTTGGGCTGAGTGCACATGAAAAGGTTAATGGTTTGATAACTATAATTAAATGTAAGGATTAAATAAAGGTGAAACCTAGATTAATgtcaaaggaaaaagaaaaaaatgagaagacaATCAACACATAGTAAAGTCTCTTGTCGTTAAATAAAATatcttaatattattattttttgtttatatataatcAATAGCAACAAGATCTTCTATTctaaatgtgtgtgtgtatatatatatatattatagagaaagatagagaagaattATTTATACTCGTTGTAtgaattttctctttaaataattagttttttaaagtaaaaaatttaattttctatattataaATCAACttctttttcctaaaaattaaataaaatatcaataaaagTACATAAAAGCTTATGTGATGTATCTAAATATGGGACTCTCTAAAATTTTGAGTGCAATACTTAAACTCTGtggtattattttatttgtaaaacttTAAACAttcatgaaaataaattatgagtTGATCATATGATGacatatattcatatttatggcacaattttcatataaaatattatCATATGGACAATTATAttacactaaaaaaatttcGAGGATAAGTGTTACTCTCAAAAATTCAAAGgagttttatgtaaaaaaaaaaaaaaaaaaaaaagggtcttgTCTTGTGTTCCTCCCACCCAACCCCCCAAAAAATACTATTGTAAAAGTTTAGCATTTGTttagcttatttatttatagctTATTTGCTTAAATGTGTGACAAAAGCGATTTAAGTAAATAAGCTGACttatttggggaaaaaaagttagtttattTACTTAAAACCATGTTTTGTCTCACATTTGTTTGATTAGAAacaagttatatatatttttcctttatagtaataattttgccattgagaggaagagattgaatgtttaaaattttgaaatcagaAATAGGGTAAGGTTGGCctatttgattttctcatttccttttttttatatatatatatatatatatatgttaagttTTAacaaatgatagtttttttagttttttttttttaaatgatagagGTAGAGGTTATATATAGAAGTAAAAGTTCCAAGTTCACTCTAAAGTCAAGCAATGACGTTTGTCTCACAATGTTCAACATAATTTGCTGATCGattagaataataatttttgggTAACATGTATGAAGAGTGCAAGTTTCCAAGGTTAGACTTAGTTGAAATTCGTATTAATACGAAATATTTTACGTGTGGACAATCAATATGTTATGCGTCTATAAAAGCTGcgggtaggttttttttttttttttttttttttttttgccatgaaCATctatattgaagaaaaatggtTCAAGATAGTACACTAGTAATAACTCCATATTAATGCAATGTCGCATTCTGCATGGTATAAATTACCTAAAATTGGAGATAAAAGTAAGCTACATTATGAATGTAAACATTTCCTCCTTTATTGTCCACTTGaagtatatttattattttgaaaaaaaaaattgcatcattttaaaataaaagtcgGGTTTCATATGGATTTAAACTTTAATTTCCTCCTTTATTGACCAATTGAAATAAAATgacaacattttaaaataaaaatcgtGTTTCATATGGATTTAAACTTTAATTTCCTCCTTTATTGACCACTTGAAaagatatttataattttgagaaaaatggcATCAGTAGAAAAATAGAAGTTAGGTTTCATATAGTTCAATTCCTTCCTTTGACGAATGAATGGTATACTTTGATTACTTTCATTATAGCTAGGGAAAGAACCAAGAAAGAGGTCGTGTCAGCCGTCTCATTGGAACGTCATGAACGTGatactttccttttttttaattatgtttagGTCAAAGATGACAGGCATTAAGCATACAGCAAAGAAGGTGAggctttaatatatatatatatatatatattgttaagatGTATATATAGGCATAAtattataggttttttttttttttgggttgagaagAACATAATATTATAGCTTAATTATGATCTTCttttcatgtatatatatatatatatatattgttgcaatTATTCGCTAAATTATGGAATATTCGTTCAATGATGTCGTACCTGTCAAGCAACTTG contains:
- the LOC126725330 gene encoding ATP-dependent 6-phosphofructokinase 7-like isoform X1 is translated as MDSSPISRFRCFDPTNSYTTTTTTPNHTPIPRHRNNYKGTLAISVNSEPKIVSGEAGYVLEDVPHFTDYIPHLPTYPNPLQDNPAYSVVKQYFVNVDDTVAQQIVVAKDSPRGTHFRRAGPRQKVYFESEDVHACIVTCGGLCPGLNTVIREIVCGLYHMYGVHKVLGIEGGYRGFYARNTIPLTPKVVNDIHKRGGTILGSSRGGHDTSKIVDSIQDRGINQVYIIGGDGTQKGASVIFEEIRRRGLKVVVAGIPKTIDNDIPVIDKSFGFDTAVEEAQRAINAAHVESESFENGIGFVKLMGRYSGFIAMYATLASRDVDCCLIPESPFYLEGPGGLFEFIEKRLKEHGHMVIVMAEGAGQELLSESIRANDQQDASGNKLLNDVGLWISQRIKDHFKKPKMAINLKYIDPTYMIRAVPSNASDNVYCTLLAHSAVHGAMAGYTGFTVGPVNGRHAYIPFRRVIETQNKVVITDRMWARLLCSTNQPSFLDHKDVVGDEKEEVPQVQSINGENHLEARATKHREPKDVTEDTREEEPPILLVNGNSHLEAIMANQK
- the LOC126725330 gene encoding ATP-dependent 6-phosphofructokinase 7-like isoform X2; its protein translation is MDSSPISRFRCFDPTNSYTTTTTTPNHTPIPRHRNNYKGTLAISVNSEPKIVSGEAGYVLEDVPHFTDYIPHLPTYPNPLQDNPAYSVVKQYFVNVDDTVAQQIVVAKDSPRGTHFRRAGPRQKVYFESEDVHACIVTCGGLCPGLNTVIREIVCGLYHMYGVHKVLGIEGGYRGFYARNTIPLTPKVVNDIHKRGGTILGSSRGGHDTSKIVDSIQDRGINQVYIIGGDGTQKGASVIFEEIRRRGLKVVVAGIPKTIDNDIPVIDKSFGFDTAVEEAQRAINAAHVESESFENGIGFVKLMGRYSGFIAMYATLASRDVDCCLIPESPFYLEGPGGLFEFIEKRLKEHGHMVIVMAEGAGQELLSESIRANDQQDASGNKLLNDVGLWISQRIKDHFKKPKMAINLKYIDPTYMIRAVPSNASDNVYCTLLAHSAVHGAMAGYTGFTVGPVNGRHAYIPFRRVIETQNKVVITDRMWARLLCSTNQPSFLDHKDVVRDEKEEVPQIQSINGENHLEARATKHREPKDVTEDTREEEPPILLVNGNSHLEAIMANQK